The sequence GTTCATATATTATGAGTATCATTATATGATGATGCTTTCATTAGATAAAAAtctcactattttatttatgaggAAGTAAATTTTTGTAAGTGTTCCATAAATTAACTTATTTGTCTATATTAAAACACTGTTCCCGTTgcctaaattaaacaaaaacatgttAGTATGCCCTACAAAACAATCTAGTAGGACCTGTAAATATTCCTCAAATATCAGCTATTTAACAATGTTAGTAAGTTCTCAAGCTGCCAAACGAATGACCTGAGTGCGTAACATTCAGAATGATAGGATAACCTGTGGCGGCCCGTCTCCTCATCTAGCACTCTTCTAACAACACTCTGCCTTTTCTCCCACTCTTCCTTGGTCATTGGAGCCATTGCCTTAGACTTTTCCATTAATTCTGAAAGtacagtttatttgtttttactgtttCGTTTTATAAGTCTGTAACTGTAGGCAAATGTTAGCTAAATTTTAAGCACCGCCACCTAGCAAGCTTTGATATAATCCAAAATgattattgaataattaatttatttttaatgtaagcccccaatagataaaatattaattgacaaTATGCTAGGATATTCATAGAAATACCAGGTGTATTAGACCTTATCTACAACTTATAAATTCCGGGAGAGacacttatataaatatttggattGTAGAAAGAATTTTTTCTTATGAATAACTTaactgtatttttgttttgtctcTCATTCaattatcacaatatattttcatttacgtACCAAGAGGAATATCGGTGGATGGCTGTTGTTCATTTCTGTCACTGTTCTCTTCGCCACTGCCGCTGGCACTCCCATTACCACTACCACTACCACTGCTGCTACCACTGTCACTCTTGCGGTTTTCGATTTTTTCTTTGCGTTTCCTCTTCAGCCGTCTCTTTTCCTCTTTCAGTCTCCTTTTCAAAACCTTTTCAGTCTTCTTTTGCTCCTTCTTGAgctttttctttagttttttcaatttctttttttctttttccgaATCTGAGCTGGTCGAACCGGAGCTGTCTTCCGATTCCGACTTCCGGCGTTTTTTCGCCTTTTCTTTCCCCATATTGTTAGATTTTATCCAGCAATACTTgacattgattattttattatcggtAATGCTTCTTGCGTACTGTGCACTTTGACAATATAGAATGATATAGAAATATTTCCCGAGATGTCACTTGAGTTTGA is a genomic window of Manduca sexta isolate Smith_Timp_Sample1 unplaced genomic scaffold, JHU_Msex_v1.0 HiC_scaffold_709, whole genome shotgun sequence containing:
- the LOC119193566 gene encoding ADP-ribosylation factor-like protein 6-interacting protein 4, which codes for MGKEKAKKRRKSESEDSSGSTSSDSEKEKKKLKKLKKKLKKEQKKTEKVLKRRLKEEKRRLKRKRKEKIENRKSDSGSSSGSGSGNGSASGSGEENSDRNEQQPSTDIPLELMEKSKAMAPMTKEEWEKRQSVVRRVLDEETGRHRLIKGDGEVIEEIVSRERHRQINRQATQADGAFYQGVMNKNGS